One genomic segment of Candidatus Bipolaricaulota bacterium includes these proteins:
- the xerA gene encoding site-specific tyrosine recombinase/integron integrase, protein MQKYLDDVKNELRLRNYSLKTIKSYLLCLKDFFNYLQKDFEKVDIDRIKEYLLRKQEKGYSPQTINLHLNSIKFFYRDIIKSPQKIDLKFAKRSKKLPIVLSRQEINKLINPISNAKHRLLISLSYGAGLRVSEAISLKVKDMDFDNLTIHLKQAKGRKDRITIFPEKMKNDLLNLTAGKGKDDLVFESERGGKLSERSAQKVFENALKKSEIKKDATFHSLRHSFATHLLENGVSIRYVQELLGHQNIRTTQIYTQVTSTNLRNIKSPFDF, encoded by the coding sequence ATGCAAAAATATTTGGATGATGTTAAAAACGAGCTGAGGCTGAGAAATTATAGCCTGAAAACCATTAAAAGCTATCTTTTGTGCCTGAAAGATTTTTTTAATTATCTCCAAAAAGATTTTGAGAAAGTGGATATTGATAGGATAAAAGAATATCTTTTAAGAAAGCAGGAAAAAGGTTATTCGCCCCAGACCATTAATCTACACCTCAATTCAATCAAATTTTTTTATCGCGATATCATTAAATCCCCGCAAAAGATTGACCTCAAGTTCGCCAAAAGGTCAAAAAAACTGCCGATTGTTTTATCGAGACAAGAGATTAATAAGCTGATAAATCCGATTTCCAATGCCAAGCACCGGCTGTTAATTTCATTATCATACGGCGCCGGATTGAGGGTGAGCGAAGCGATCAGCTTGAAAGTCAAGGATATGGATTTTGATAATTTAACCATCCACCTAAAGCAGGCAAAGGGAAGAAAAGACCGCATAACGATCTTTCCCGAGAAAATGAAAAATGATCTGCTGAATTTAACCGCCGGAAAAGGAAAAGACGACTTGGTTTTTGAAAGCGAAAGGGGAGGGAAGCTATCCGAACGCAGCGCGCAGAAAGTATTTGAAAACGCTTTGAAAAAATCAGAAATAAAAAAAGACGCCACTTTTCATTCTCTGCGTCACAGCTTTGCCACGCATCTTTTGGAAAACGGTGTCAGCATTCGCTACGTTCAGGAGCTTTTGGGACATCAAAATATCAGAACAACGCAGATTTACACTCAAGTAACTTCCACTAATTTGAGAAATATTAAAAGCCCGTTTGATTTTTGA
- a CDS encoding FecR domain-containing protein, giving the protein MPKVYSSYSSKENNYYKKPFYKLKIFYIALVVVAFVGGFVIWSIAKEPAAVQTNIISNDEESATEYQAVINYLRGEAEYQTAADQPWQNLSFTQKVEKGTSIRTKSNSKLELTFSDGSLVRLDENSALTVQEFNAADIIINHIAGNAYHRVNPDSTAIYQVFINGDEVTALGTAFNTYNENKDLTKITVIESKVKVKVYKDSLLVNMKNVESGKLCVIDKTKSEENMVETKDADKKALLENDWFSWNKDEDSAKELSLGFFEDDIKLKVTEPSDAETTTDEDSYLIKGEVDKDATLKISGVAVSHEDEQFEHEVSLSEGKNEIELTAELDGEETKQTITITYDKEAKDEIGEFKLSTSVNDDSVKLTWTIADKDTDKGFKIVKSSKENPAFPADENKYITQSDARTYTWTDIGEGTYHFRVCVYQSDGKCENYTNDASAAIVKEETKTGSISLTGSADGTTAKLSWTTSDLDASKGFKVAKGSNANPTYPGNDAQYLSDKNTRSYSWTNLSAGTYHFRVCEYTGSGCGAYSNDVTVTIAEQKPTTTGSISLTAVADGNGAGLTWATSGLDAAKGFKVVKGSTANPTYPGNDAQLVSGSSFTWMNLPAGTYHFRVCEYTGSGCGAYSNDATVTITGDEVQESGSISLSGSSSNGKANLSWSTSGNLNFDNGYKVVFADTANPVYPGNQYHYISDKTVKSDIWSDLEIGKTYHFRVCQYLGGSCGVYSNDVMVTIQ; this is encoded by the coding sequence ATGCCAAAAGTCTACTCATCTTATTCCTCGAAAGAAAACAATTACTACAAAAAACCGTTTTACAAATTAAAAATCTTCTACATCGCTTTGGTCGTGGTCGCCTTTGTCGGCGGATTCGTGATCTGGTCGATCGCCAAAGAACCGGCGGCGGTCCAGACCAATATCATTTCAAACGACGAGGAATCCGCTACCGAATACCAAGCGGTGATCAATTATTTGCGCGGAGAAGCCGAATATCAGACCGCGGCCGATCAGCCGTGGCAAAATTTGAGTTTCACTCAAAAAGTCGAAAAAGGAACTTCAATTCGAACCAAATCAAACAGCAAGCTGGAATTGACTTTCTCCGACGGCAGTTTGGTGCGGTTGGATGAAAACTCGGCTTTAACCGTTCAAGAATTCAACGCCGCGGACATAATCATCAATCATATCGCGGGCAACGCCTATCATCGCGTCAATCCGGACAGCACGGCCATTTACCAAGTTTTCATCAACGGCGACGAGGTCACGGCTTTGGGCACGGCTTTCAACACTTACAATGAAAATAAAGATTTGACCAAAATCACGGTCATTGAAAGCAAAGTGAAAGTGAAAGTTTACAAAGACAGTCTTTTGGTGAACATGAAAAACGTGGAGTCGGGCAAACTCTGCGTCATTGACAAAACAAAGTCGGAAGAGAACATGGTGGAAACCAAAGACGCGGACAAAAAAGCGCTTTTGGAAAACGACTGGTTCAGCTGGAACAAGGACGAGGACTCGGCCAAAGAATTGAGCTTGGGATTTTTCGAAGATGATATCAAATTAAAAGTCACCGAGCCGAGCGACGCGGAAACGACCACTGATGAAGACTCGTATTTGATCAAAGGCGAAGTCGATAAAGACGCCACCTTGAAAATCTCCGGCGTCGCCGTCTCTCATGAAGATGAGCAATTCGAGCATGAGGTTTCCCTTTCCGAAGGAAAAAATGAAATAGAATTGACCGCGGAGCTCGACGGCGAAGAGACAAAACAAACCATTACCATAACTTACGATAAAGAAGCCAAAGACGAAATCGGAGAATTCAAGCTCTCGACCTCGGTCAATGACGATAGCGTCAAATTAACATGGACGATCGCGGACAAAGACACTGACAAAGGTTTTAAAATAGTCAAAAGCTCGAAAGAAAATCCGGCCTTTCCGGCTGACGAAAATAAATATATCACCCAAAGCGACGCGCGAACATATACATGGACGGACATTGGCGAAGGCACGTATCATTTTCGCGTCTGCGTTTATCAAAGCGACGGCAAATGCGAAAATTACACCAATGACGCTTCGGCCGCGATCGTAAAAGAAGAAACGAAAACCGGCTCTATTTCTCTGACCGGTTCCGCCGATGGAACCACGGCCAAGCTCAGCTGGACAACGAGCGATCTTGACGCCAGCAAAGGTTTCAAAGTGGCCAAAGGGTCAAACGCCAATCCGACGTATCCGGGCAATGACGCTCAATATTTATCCGATAAAAATACCAGAAGTTATTCATGGACCAATCTTTCCGCCGGCACTTATCATTTCCGCGTCTGCGAATACACGGGCTCGGGCTGCGGCGCGTACAGCAATGACGTGACCGTCACCATTGCCGAGCAAAAACCGACGACCACCGGCTCGATTTCTTTAACCGCGGTGGCGGACGGCAACGGCGCGGGCCTGACCTGGGCAACCAGCGGACTTGACGCGGCCAAAGGATTCAAAGTGGTCAAAGGCTCTACCGCCAATCCGACGTATCCGGGCAATGACGCGCAGCTTGTTTCCGGCTCATCTTTTACCTGGATGAATTTGCCGGCCGGCACTTATCATTTCCGCGTCTGCGAATACACGGGTTCGGGTTGCGGCGCGTACAGCAATGACGCGACTGTCACCATCACCGGCGATGAAGTCCAAGAATCGGGCTCCATTTCCCTATCGGGATCTTCCTCGAACGGCAAGGCGAATTTGAGCTGGTCGACCAGCGGCAATCTGAATTTCGACAACGGCTACAAAGTCGTGTTCGCAGACACGGCAAATCCCGTTTATCCGGGCAATCAATATCACTACATTTCCGACAAAACGGTCAAATCCGACATTTGGTCAGACCTTGAAATCGGCAAAACTTATCATTTCCGCGTCTGCCAATATTTGGGCGGCAGTTGCGGGGTTTATAGCAATGATGTGATGGTGACGATACAATAA
- a CDS encoding tRNA uridine(34) 5-carboxymethylaminomethyl modification radical SAM/GNAT enzyme Elp3, with translation MSKDLLNNLLRILLEKKPKTHAKLNKIKRKFARDHRISDLFTNAEVLNYYQNLLVKKELSKDSTLLALLKKRAIRTLSGVAPVAVLTKSEKCPGECAYCPKEKDMPKSYLSNEPAVMRAIAVKFDPFRQVKVRIKALENNGHETDKIELIVMGGTWSCLKKNYQTRFIRRCFDAANGKVSADLADAQKSNEKAKHRIIGLTLETRPDLIDEKEIKRFRELGCTKVEMGVQSVFDDVLKKNKRGHGRKEIIEATKLLKNAGFKVVYHMMPNLPGSTLKKDLGVFKEIFSNPDFAPDMIKIYPCVVVKGSLLYDWWKKGKFKPYSTSQLIDLLCEIKKLIPEYVRVIRLIRDIPAESIEAGNRISNLRQYLIEEMKKRGAACKCIRCREAREKTSAVKNAKYFVKKYKASKGEEYFLQYASSNKKTLYAFLRLRLPEKNEHFIKELSEAALIREVHTYGQMVPIDEKSKKAAQHLGLGKKLIFEAEKIAKVLGYDKMAVISGIGVRAYYRKLGYRLAGNYMSKKLK, from the coding sequence ATGTCAAAAGATTTATTGAACAACTTATTGCGAATTTTGCTTGAGAAAAAACCGAAAACTCACGCCAAACTCAACAAAATCAAAAGAAAATTCGCGCGCGACCATCGAATCAGCGACTTGTTCACCAACGCCGAAGTTTTGAATTATTATCAAAATCTCCTCGTAAAAAAGGAACTCTCCAAAGATTCAACACTGCTCGCTCTTTTGAAAAAAAGAGCCATTCGCACGCTCTCCGGCGTGGCGCCGGTCGCGGTTTTGACCAAATCCGAAAAATGCCCGGGCGAATGCGCTTATTGTCCGAAAGAAAAAGACATGCCGAAAAGCTATTTATCTAACGAACCCGCGGTCATGCGCGCCATTGCCGTGAAGTTCGACCCGTTTAGACAAGTCAAAGTCCGAATCAAAGCTTTGGAAAACAACGGCCATGAAACGGACAAAATCGAATTGATCGTCATGGGCGGCACTTGGTCTTGTTTGAAAAAAAATTATCAAACGCGATTTATCAGACGCTGTTTTGACGCGGCCAACGGCAAAGTCTCCGCTGACTTGGCGGACGCGCAGAAATCAAACGAAAAAGCCAAGCATCGCATCATTGGTCTAACACTGGAAACGCGGCCGGACTTGATTGATGAAAAAGAAATAAAAAGATTTCGCGAACTCGGTTGCACCAAAGTGGAAATGGGCGTTCAATCCGTTTTCGACGATGTTTTAAAAAAAAATAAACGCGGCCATGGCCGAAAAGAAATCATTGAAGCCACCAAACTGCTCAAAAACGCGGGCTTTAAGGTGGTTTATCACATGATGCCGAACTTGCCCGGCTCGACTTTAAAAAAAGACCTTGGCGTGTTCAAGGAAATTTTTTCCAATCCGGATTTTGCGCCGGACATGATTAAAATTTATCCTTGCGTGGTGGTCAAAGGCTCTTTGCTTTACGATTGGTGGAAAAAAGGGAAATTCAAACCTTATTCTACCTCGCAATTAATTGATCTTTTGTGCGAAATAAAAAAACTGATTCCGGAATATGTCCGCGTCATCAGATTGATCAGGGACATTCCGGCGGAAAGCATTGAGGCGGGCAATAGAATCAGCAACTTGCGTCAGTATTTGATCGAAGAAATGAAAAAGCGCGGAGCGGCCTGCAAATGCATTCGTTGCCGAGAAGCGCGGGAGAAAACTTCAGCCGTAAAAAACGCCAAATATTTCGTCAAAAAATACAAAGCTTCAAAGGGAGAAGAATATTTTTTGCAATACGCTTCTTCAAACAAAAAAACTTTGTACGCTTTTTTAAGATTGCGACTGCCGGAAAAAAATGAGCATTTCATCAAAGAATTGAGCGAGGCGGCTCTAATCCGCGAAGTCCACACTTACGGGCAAATGGTGCCGATCGATGAAAAGTCAAAAAAAGCCGCTCAGCACCTAGGTTTGGGCAAAAAATTGATTTTCGAGGCTGAAAAAATTGCGAAAGTGCTAGGATATGATAAAATGGCAGTGATCTCCGGCATCGGCGTGCGGGCTTATTATCGCAAGCTCGGCTATCGGTTGGCGGGCAACTATATGTCAAAAAAGTTGAAGTAG
- a CDS encoding class I SAM-dependent methyltransferase: MQGYKNIASEFSATRQYLWPELLIFKKYLKNGQKILDLGCGNGRLVKLFDGFNVDYLGLDVNEELIKLAKEQNSDKNFATADILSFDANEKFDLIFMVAVLNHFNKAERKIVLDKVYSALKPGGYLLMTNWNMLNLKNKKSWWRSKHDHDAVITNWGEAAELVYYVFSKRTARAELKDFNLELNLYFSKGQRTNFLFGNNLVTVARKVEVKSFVEKESRQTAAAAT, encoded by the coding sequence ATGCAGGGATATAAAAACATTGCCTCGGAATTTTCAGCCACGCGTCAATATTTGTGGCCGGAATTATTGATTTTTAAAAAATACTTAAAGAACGGACAAAAAATTCTTGATTTGGGTTGCGGTAACGGGCGTTTGGTTAAATTGTTTGACGGTTTTAATGTCGATTACCTCGGCCTTGACGTCAATGAAGAATTGATCAAATTGGCCAAAGAACAAAATTCCGATAAAAATTTCGCGACAGCTGACATTTTAAGTTTTGACGCCAATGAAAAATTCGATCTGATTTTCATGGTCGCGGTGTTGAATCATTTCAATAAAGCCGAGAGAAAAATCGTTTTGGATAAAGTTTATTCAGCGCTAAAGCCCGGAGGTTATTTATTAATGACCAATTGGAACATGCTGAATTTGAAAAACAAAAAATCTTGGTGGCGCTCAAAACATGATCATGACGCGGTCATCACGAATTGGGGGGAAGCGGCCGAATTGGTTTATTATGTTTTTTCGAAAAGAACCGCGCGAGCCGAGTTGAAAGATTTTAATTTGGAGCTGAACTTGTATTTTTCAAAAGGCCAGCGAACCAATTTTTTATTCGGCAATAATTTGGTAACCGTCGCCAGAAAAGTGGAAGTCAAATCATTCGTGGAAAAAGAATCGCGGCAAACCGCGGCCGCGGCCACTTAA
- the murC gene encoding UDP-N-acetylmuramate--L-alanine ligase has protein sequence MEIDLNKIKKVYLTGIGGIGVSALARYFLNLKKEVVGSDLVSSEITAELETRGVSINYDQKVENISAGIDLLIHSAAVKQDNPERQKAIELNIPQMGYNEFLGLLSLRYKTIAVSGTNGKTTTTAMLSGALLAGGLDPTVILGSLSPALDGNFRAGQSDFLVVEACEYRSHFLTLNPFAIVLTNIEEDHLDYFRDINHILSVFQQYINKLKNKDDILVINKDDENQKKLAMPECQVISYGFSEDADVVAKDCRIEGGKQVFRVEFNGNDLGDFELKVPGRFNISNALAVIALCLKLNLSIMKIKEALAGFSGTWRRLEIVGRDPLVISDYAHHPTAVEVTRQAVEDFYPGKNKIIVFQPHQHNRTKKLFDDFVASLLPKDRNETIIINEIFDVTGRDESDNDISSEDLVEAVNKRKISEFKDVLYSGDLETTLKLIKQNIDDDSVVLIMGAGDIYKIAGRIAHNT, from the coding sequence ATGGAAATCGATCTGAATAAAATAAAAAAAGTGTATTTGACCGGCATCGGCGGCATCGGCGTGTCCGCTCTGGCTCGTTATTTTTTGAATTTGAAAAAAGAAGTCGTCGGCTCGGATTTGGTGTCTTCGGAAATCACCGCGGAATTGGAGACAAGAGGAGTATCGATAAATTACGATCAAAAAGTTGAGAATATTTCCGCCGGCATTGATTTGTTGATTCATTCCGCCGCGGTCAAACAAGATAATCCGGAGCGGCAAAAAGCCATTGAGCTTAATATCCCTCAAATGGGCTACAATGAATTTTTGGGTCTGCTGTCTTTGCGATACAAAACGATCGCCGTTTCCGGCACCAACGGCAAGACCACGACCACGGCCATGTTATCCGGCGCTTTGCTGGCCGGAGGCCTGGATCCGACCGTGATTTTGGGTTCGCTTTCTCCGGCGTTGGACGGCAATTTTCGCGCCGGCCAATCCGACTTTTTGGTGGTCGAAGCCTGCGAGTATCGATCTCATTTTTTGACCTTAAATCCGTTTGCCATAGTTTTAACCAACATCGAAGAAGATCATCTGGATTATTTTCGCGATATCAATCATATCTTGTCCGTTTTTCAGCAGTATATCAATAAATTAAAAAACAAAGATGATATTCTGGTTATAAATAAAGACGATGAAAACCAAAAGAAATTGGCCATGCCCGAGTGCCAAGTCATTTCCTACGGGTTCAGCGAAGACGCGGACGTGGTCGCCAAAGATTGCAGAATCGAAGGAGGCAAGCAGGTTTTTCGCGTGGAGTTCAACGGCAATGATTTGGGAGATTTTGAATTGAAAGTGCCGGGCAGATTTAACATTTCCAACGCCTTGGCGGTCATCGCGCTTTGTCTGAAATTGAATCTGAGCATCATGAAGATAAAAGAGGCATTGGCCGGATTTTCAGGGACTTGGCGCCGTCTGGAAATCGTCGGTCGCGATCCATTGGTTATTTCCGATTACGCGCATCATCCGACGGCTGTTGAAGTTACGCGCCAGGCCGTGGAAGATTTTTATCCGGGGAAAAATAAAATAATAGTGTTTCAGCCGCATCAGCATAACCGAACCAAAAAGTTGTTCGACGATTTCGTGGCCAGCTTGTTGCCCAAAGACAGAAATGAAACCATTATCATCAATGAAATTTTCGATGTGACGGGCAGAGATGAATCTGACAATGACATCAGTTCCGAAGATCTGGTCGAAGCGGTCAATAAACGAAAAATTTCCGAATTTAAAGATGTTCTTTATTCCGGAGATTTGGAAACGACTTTGAAATTGATCAAGCAAAATATTGATGACGATTCCGTGGTTTTGATCATGGGCGCCGGGGATATTTATAAAATAGCCGGGCGCATTGCACATAACACGTAA
- the murB gene encoding UDP-N-acetylmuramate dehydrogenase produces MNNIKELLPDIEILENEPMSRHTTFKVGGPAEYFCEVNNKADLHKVLSAAKKAHLPFFIFGGGSNLLVSDSGIKGLVIKMTEGDIEIFENQVRVFAGNNLRAMIGQAISSGLAGLEFAANIPGTVGGAIRGNAGAYGQGAGDFVYQVEALNVDGAEVSLELLSKGDCEFSYRDSVFKKRPELIIAEGVFKLLSSRGDIKERQEAVKKELADRLAKQPYECPSAGCTFKNAIFDDKFEELKAWEVHGKLPAARLIQEAGLMGSSIGGAKVSEKHANFIYNSQDATARDIMELMEMVKKEVKEKFGVELEEEVQKVGEFMDHVSRNT; encoded by the coding sequence ATGAACAACATAAAAGAATTACTGCCGGATATAGAAATTTTGGAAAATGAGCCCATGTCGCGGCACACGACTTTTAAGGTCGGCGGACCGGCTGAGTATTTTTGCGAAGTCAATAATAAGGCGGATTTGCATAAAGTACTGTCGGCCGCGAAAAAAGCTCATTTGCCGTTTTTCATTTTCGGCGGCGGCTCCAATCTCTTGGTTTCCGACAGCGGCATCAAAGGTTTGGTGATAAAAATGACCGAAGGCGATATTGAAATTTTTGAAAATCAAGTCAGGGTTTTTGCGGGCAATAATCTGCGCGCCATGATCGGCCAAGCGATCTCGAGCGGTTTGGCCGGCTTGGAATTCGCGGCCAATATTCCGGGCACGGTCGGCGGAGCCATTAGAGGCAATGCCGGAGCTTACGGCCAAGGCGCGGGAGATTTCGTTTATCAAGTTGAGGCGTTGAACGTTGACGGCGCTGAAGTTTCTTTGGAATTGTTATCCAAAGGAGATTGCGAATTTTCTTATCGCGACAGTGTTTTTAAAAAAAGACCTGAATTGATTATCGCCGAAGGCGTTTTCAAATTGCTGTCCAGCCGAGGCGACATCAAGGAGCGGCAAGAGGCGGTCAAAAAAGAGTTGGCCGACCGTCTGGCCAAACAGCCGTATGAATGTCCGAGCGCCGGTTGCACTTTCAAAAATGCCATTTTTGACGATAAATTTGAAGAATTGAAAGCCTGGGAAGTTCACGGGAAACTGCCCGCCGCGCGCCTCATTCAGGAAGCCGGACTGATGGGCAGCTCGATCGGCGGAGCCAAAGTTTCCGAAAAACACGCCAACTTCATCTACAATAGCCAGGATGCCACGGCTCGTGATATAATGGAATTGATGGAGATGGTGAAGAAGGAAGTTAAGGAAAAATTCGGAGTCGAGCTTGAAGAAGAAGTGCAGAAAGTCGGGGAATTCATGGATCACGTATCACGTAACACATAG
- the raiA gene encoding ribosome-associated translation inhibitor RaiA has translation MHINIKSTHMDLTPAIKDYVFDKVGSLDKFFDRVDQADVEVGKTTNHHQKGDVFFCEINLSVPKTLLRAREELDDLYKAINKAKDRMQRELKKYKGKMNV, from the coding sequence ATGCATATCAATATCAAATCGACCCACATGGACTTAACCCCGGCGATCAAAGACTACGTTTTTGACAAAGTCGGTTCGCTCGATAAGTTTTTCGACCGCGTCGACCAGGCTGACGTGGAGGTGGGCAAAACCACCAATCACCACCAAAAAGGGGATGTGTTTTTTTGCGAAATAAATTTGAGCGTGCCGAAAACTTTGCTGAGAGCCAGAGAAGAGCTTGATGATTTGTATAAAGCCATCAATAAGGCCAAAGACAGAATGCAAAGAGAATTGAAAAAATATAAAGGGAAGATGAATGTTTAA
- a CDS encoding FAD-dependent monooxygenase, which translates to MDDIIIIGASFAGLSLAHHLPEDYKILIIERKASLRSNFESTGLITQATRDHLAGFVDVDKFIPNKITTIGVFSPDYDKHFFSSNDRPWIYSTDTPSLISEMAETVPDNARIEKAAVFSSFSIKNDSKYPVEVEYEKDGQRYKVAAKFLVGADGANSRVAAGDARLSQNKKFLAGLEKVFYGNICFGPNPQATVYHFWFGAFSLGYGGWLSPTIIDGRPAFRVGLAKLEKDIKDLKKLDAFIEILKNKGIVKAESEAISTFGSLIPIGGVLPEIFTEHVLLLGDAAGFCGAFAADGIKGAVLSGKVAAKLLPPHLNGNKTSLLKFKDEMQKFNKLMTYYKKQKFYRWLWNRMKRDRTFHSMYDLIAEHKDDFLAHFCDSKDNAKSLARIAITPKNFTKAAKYALYVLMDIIY; encoded by the coding sequence ATGGATGACATAATTATTATAGGCGCGAGCTTTGCGGGTCTGAGTCTGGCTCATCATTTACCCGAGGATTATAAAATTTTAATTATAGAGAGAAAAGCTTCGCTTCGTTCCAATTTTGAATCGACTGGATTGATCACGCAAGCGACCAGGGACCATTTGGCCGGTTTTGTTGACGTTGATAAATTCATACCGAATAAAATCACCACAATCGGCGTCTTCTCGCCGGATTATGATAAACATTTTTTTTCCAGCAATGACCGGCCTTGGATTTATTCGACGGACACGCCCTCGTTGATTTCCGAAATGGCTGAAACCGTTCCCGACAACGCGCGGATCGAAAAGGCCGCTGTTTTTTCTTCATTTTCGATCAAGAACGATTCAAAATATCCGGTTGAGGTGGAATATGAAAAGGACGGACAAAGATACAAGGTCGCGGCCAAATTTTTGGTCGGCGCCGATGGCGCGAATTCCAGAGTCGCCGCCGGAGACGCCCGTCTCTCGCAAAACAAGAAATTTTTAGCCGGCTTGGAAAAAGTATTTTACGGGAATATATGCTTCGGTCCTAATCCGCAAGCCACCGTTTATCATTTTTGGTTCGGCGCGTTTTCGTTGGGATATGGCGGCTGGCTGTCGCCGACAATCATCGACGGCCGTCCCGCTTTCCGAGTTGGCCTGGCCAAGCTGGAAAAAGATATCAAAGATTTGAAAAAGCTGGACGCTTTTATTGAGATTTTAAAAAATAAAGGAATTGTCAAAGCGGAAAGCGAGGCGATTTCCACTTTCGGCAGTTTGATTCCAATTGGCGGAGTTCTGCCTGAAATATTTACCGAACATGTTTTACTTTTGGGAGACGCGGCTGGATTTTGCGGCGCTTTCGCCGCCGATGGCATTAAGGGCGCCGTGTTATCGGGCAAGGTGGCGGCCAAGTTGTTGCCCCCGCATTTGAATGGCAATAAAACCAGTTTGTTGAAATTCAAAGATGAAATGCAAAAGTTTAATAAATTGATGACTTATTACAAGAAACAGAAATTTTATCGCTGGCTATGGAATAGAATGAAAAGGGATCGGACATTTCATTCAATGTATGATTTGATAGCCGAACATAAAGATGATTTTCTCGCCCACTTTTGCGACAGCAAAGACAATGCCAAAAGTCTTGCGAGAATAGCGATTACGCCGAAAAATTTCACCAAGGCCGCCAAATACGCTCTGTATGTGTTGATGGATATTATTTATTAA
- a CDS encoding membrane lipoprotein lipid attachment site-containing protein: MKKIFLIISFLFILTACGNQSDNGMAGATEREIKACELVKEFVVFESPDTENVSCVQCFLKDPTVYVPADTVWVALDPKPSAEHPNYENYLRNKEYKEQNNIETPATTLLVDPDNNIVLDPNIGGQLSILFFEKTDSSFVRVTDDSRLVELYGEDILK; encoded by the coding sequence ATGAAGAAAATATTTTTAATTATTTCATTCTTGTTCATTTTAACCGCCTGCGGCAATCAGTCCGACAATGGCATGGCCGGCGCTACCGAGCGCGAGATTAAAGCCTGCGAATTGGTGAAAGAATTCGTGGTTTTCGAAAGTCCGGACACGGAAAATGTTTCTTGTGTGCAATGTTTTTTGAAAGATCCGACCGTCTATGTCCCCGCTGATACCGTTTGGGTCGCTTTGGATCCGAAGCCGTCCGCCGAGCATCCCAATTACGAAAATTATTTGCGAAACAAAGAATACAAAGAACAAAATAACATTGAAACGCCGGCCACGACATTATTGGTCGATCCCGACAATAATATTGTGCTGGACCCCAACATTGGCGGACAATTATCCATATTGTTTTTCGAAAAAACGGACAGCAGTTTTGTTCGCGTCACCGATGACAGCCGCTTGGTTGAGCTTTACGGAGAGGATATATTAAAATAG